A single Phragmites australis chromosome 4, lpPhrAust1.1, whole genome shotgun sequence DNA region contains:
- the LOC133915430 gene encoding oligopeptide transporter 3-like, giving the protein MASLKPPVAAEEQQAAEMEAKVERCPVEEVALVVPETDDPSVPVMTFRAWTLGLGSCVLLIFLNTFFTYRTQPLTISGILAQILVLPAGRFMAAVLPDREVRILGGRLGSFNLNPGPFNVKEHVIITIFANCGVSYGGGDAYSIGAITVMKAYYKQTLSFVCALLIVLTTQILGYGWAGMLRRYLVNPAEMWWPSNLAQVSLFRALHEKEEGGGKSRGPSRMRFFLIVFFASFAYYALPGYLLPILTFFSWACWVWPHSITAQQVGSGYHGLGVGAFTLDWAGISAYHGSPLVAPWASIANTAVGFVMFIYVIVPLCYWRFNTFDARRFPIFSNQLFTASGQKYDTTKVLTRDYDLNVAAYESYGKLYLSPLFAISIGSGFLRFTATIVHVLLFHGSDMWRQSRSAMNAVNQDVHAKLMQRYKQVPQWWFLVLLLGSVVVSLLMSFVWKEEVQLPWWGMLFAFALAFIVTLPIGVIQATTNQQPGYDIIAQFMIGYALPGKPIANLLFKIYGRISTVHALSFLADLKLGHYMKIPPRCMYTAQLVGTVVAGVVNLAVAWWMLDNIENICDVEALHPDSPWTCPKYRVTFDASVIWGLIGPERLFGTHGLYRNLVWLFLVGAVLPVPVWLLSRAFPEKKWIALINVPVISYGFAGMPPATPTNIASWLVTGTIFNYFVFRYRKGWWQKYNYVLSAALDAGTAFMGVLIFFALQNAHHELKWWGTEVDHCPLASCPTAPGIAVKGCPVF; this is encoded by the exons ATGGCGTCGCTGAAGCcgccggtggcggcggaggagcagCAGGCGGCGGAGATGGAGGCGAAGGTGGAGCGGTGCCCTGTGGAGGAGGTGGCGCTGGTGGTGCCGGAGACTGACGACCCGTCGGTGCCGGTGATGACATTCCGGGCGTGGACGCTGGGGCTGGGCTCCTGCGTCCTGCTCATCTTCCTCAACACCTTCTTCACGTACCGCACGCAGCCGCTCACCATCTCGGGGATCCTCGCCCAGATCCTCGTGCTCCCCGCCGGACGCTTCATGGCCGCCGTGCTGCCCGACCGCGAGGTCAGGATCCTCGGCGGCCGCCTCGGCAGCTTCAACCTCAACCCGGGCCCCTTCAACGTCAAGGAGCAcgtcatcatcaccatcttcgCCAACTGCGGTGTCTcctacggcggcggcgacgcatATTCCATCGGCGCCATCACCGTCATGAAGGCCTACTACAAGCAGACGCTAAGCTTCGTCTGCGCCCTCCTCATTGTCCTCACAACACAG ATACTTGGGTACGGCTGGGCTGGAATGCTGAGGAGGTACCTGGTCAACCCTGCGGAGATGTGGTGGCCTTCTAATCTTGCCCAGGTCTCACTCTTCAG GGCGCTGCACGAgaaggaggagggcggcggGAAATCGAGGGGCCCGTCGCGGATGCGCTTCTTCCTCATCGTCTTCTTCGCGAGCTTCGCCTACTACGCGCTGCCGGGGTACCTGCTGCCGATCCTGACATTCTTCTCGTGGGCGTGCTGGGTGTGGCCGCACAGCATAACGGCGCAACAGGTCGGGTCCGGGTACCACGGCCTCGGCGTCGGAGCCTTCACGCTCGACTGGGCAGGCATCTCAGCATACCACGGCAGTCCGTTGGTGGCGCCGTGGGCGTCCATCGCCAACACGGCTGTGGGATTCGTCATGTTCATCTACGTCATCGTGCCGCTCTGCTACTGGCGGTTCAACACGTTCGACGCGCGCAGGTTCCCCATCTTCTCCAACCAGCTCTTCACGGCGTCCGGGCAGAAGTACGACACCACCAAGGTGCTCACCAGGGATTACGACCTCAACGTCGCCGCCTACGAGAGCTACGGCAAGCTCTACCTCAGCCCGCTCTTCGCCATTTCCATCGGCTCTGGCTTCCTGCGATTCACGGCCACCATCGTCCACGTTCTGCTCTTCCACGGCAG CGACATGTGGAGACAGAGCAGGTCGGCGATGAACGCGGTGAACCAGGACGTGCACGCGAAACTGATGCAGAGGTACAAGCAGGTTCCGCAGTGGTGGTTCCTCGTGCTGCTGCTGGGTAGCGTGGTGGTGTCGCTGCTCATGTCCTTCGTATGGAAGGAGGAGGTGCAGCTGCCGTGGTGGGGGATGCTCTTCGCCTTCGCGCTCGCCTTCATCGTCACCCTCCCCATCGGCGTCATCCAGGCCACCACAAACCAG CAACCGGGGTACGACATCATCGCGCAGTTCATGATCGGCTACGCGCTGCCCGGCAAGCCCATCGCCAACCTGCTCTTCAAGATTTACGGCCGGATCAGCACCGTGCACGCGCTCTCGTTCCTCGCGGACCTCAAGCTCGGCCACTACATGAAGATCCCTCCACGGTGCATGTACACCGCCCAG CTGGTGGGGACGGTGGTCGCCGGAGTGGTGAACCTGGCGGTGGCGTGGTGGATGCTGGATAACATCGAGAATATCTGTGACGTCGAGGCGCTGCACCCGGACAGCCCATGGACTTGCCCCAAGTACCGCGTCACGTTCGACGCGTCGGTGATCTGGGGCCTGATCGGCCCCGAGCGGCTCTTCGGCACGCACGGGCTGTACCGCAACCTGGTGTGGCTGTTCCTGGTCGGCGCCGTGCTCCCGGTGCCGGTGTGGCTGCTGAGCAGGGCATTCCCGGAGAAGAAGTGGATCGCGCTCATCAACGTGCCCGTCATCTCGTACGGGTTCGCCGGGATGCCGCCGGCCACGCCCACCAACATCGCCAGCTGGCTCGTCACCGGCACCATCTTCAACTACTTCGTGTTCAGGTACCGCAAGGGGTGGTGGCAGAAGTACAACTACGTGCTCTCGGCGGCGCTCGACGCCGGCACGGCGTTCATGGGGGTGCTCATCTTCTTCGCGCTCCAGAACGCGCACCACGAGCTCAAGTGGTGGGGGACGGAGGTGGATCACTGCCCGCTCGCCTCCTGCCCCACCGCGCCGGGCATCGCCGTCAAGGGCTGCCCGGTGTTCTAA